taattatctagtgcttaatttggattaaaaatctataaaatattcatggtaggttagaaaaatatgATTCCTTTTGctttagctctataatattgctaaggaccgcggggcaaagttttaaaatttttagagctcatttgggtagtttttgcaaaaggggtaaATGTAAGGACtatattgtaattttttaaattgtgattgttgactatttgggtagacccaggaggggccatgtgatgtgattgagttgtggatgtgtggctTGTGAATATAAAAGTGCAATTTGAACCCTtttttcaggttgggtaggtcttaggtgtaggggagactctgccggattttcggcacgacgtagggtgtctttggtcttttccaagcatgtattgagtcaaatatattaaataattgctatgaaattgtcaggtgagctgggacagccttcctcctccacctGGCCACCGCAGTGACCtcagttaagtctgtgagtaaaatattaattttaattataatttcgatattattatatgttcaagtatgcccatgcatcatttataaatatgtatctatgtagttaaatactaggcacgttttatattgcattcataattgataaagtgccatggatattgtttgtggtaatttagagcagtgtgcatgTGTTGGAGTGCATGTGGCATGGTACTGGATAtaaacaggacgggtagacagggTTTGAGAGATACTTGCTGGGACCTGgtcttttatggataagtcgggctaGACACGGCTTGAAAGACACTCGTTGGGACCCCGCActtagtttattaagcgaaagtccggcttgagagacactcgctggcaaaaGTTAGATTAAGAGAGTTATATAGGAGAACAGTTcctatatatgtactgtttgtacAGTGTTGAGtaggtgagtgctccaaattacttttttactgctatgatgtggtttgtatgaaaattaatgatgatgttgcatttccaTTCCTtaagatgcattagctttagttagctatagaaattatggttaaaattagtattttactctttgagtcgaacgctcacttctgttcatttatttttccagacTACAGGAGGATCAtttattgtggctaacctgctcttcttctatgcaggtccattaatagtatttaatgtattttattcaattgagttaaattttagactccgcaagtgttagaagtacttatttttattttgggcctgtattataaaattgTTAACTGTATgtatgactggattggatgagagagctgagctcccattggatttttgatattatgagcatgtggaggatgagctgagctccccaatttattttatattatgtttacaggtcggaagagtaaaaaactctccgttgaatggtccattttatggtcgaaaTCTGTCCAGttaaattcttaaaattgggcccaaatagaccttaggattgggttgaggaatagttaggcttactataggcctcgggagctttaggctagcccaggtcctattGCCGattcggcccataggttgagttGTGACATCTAATTcactaaattagataaaaaatatTATCAATGTTATAATTTaggataaaatttttaaaaatatgataaatttGAAAAGAATATAAATACACAAATAAGCGAGTTTTTTTACCTATGAATTGagtgaaatatttattattttattttaataatataatttaatatgtattcttcatattttacattttcataattataCTATAAACTTTTATTAATGATAATACTCttcatatattataattttattttaatagcaATTGCTGTAattttgtattttgataaaaatataaaaatatatactatttaattttaatttttgtaataatttagttaataaattattttatatattttttaaattaattaatatataccaataaaagaataaaaaaaaattcatgctACATGGCGATTTCTTTAgtatcattattaaaatttttagattttaaatataagaaatatttttcaaaataaatatttagatgttacaaataatttttcagtatatatatatatatatatatatatatatatatatatatataatttttcaaaaaaataattcattattttctaatttaataaaaaatttgattgaAAAAATATCGATTTTTAGATATTTACAATATAATGAGTAgagttttataatatttaaaattgatGTTTTAGCAGTTGGAAACTTGAAAATgttcaatttttatataaaaaaatacaaatataaagattttttaaaaaattagaaaaaatgagaaaaaagaagTCTTTTAGCAGCAAACCAGAAAGTATCTTAATTTACTATTTTATAAGTGTACTAAACCAATAAACCCATGTtggtataattataaataaatgtgaGATTTATTTATAACTATTCTCAGATTACCGATGATACAAAGTTTTATTGACTTAGTTTGCTTAAGGTGAGCATACTCCAgtgatatatatacacacacacacacactcgaCTCTCCTCTCTctatagaaaaaaattaaaaaaaaaaaatctcaaataagtCGGAAAAAGGTGAAAAAGAAATGGTTACAACTGCTTCTTTTTCTTCTCCAAATAAGAATGATTACGTTGGAAGGTTATTACTGCCCACACCAAGTGGCGTAGGCCAATCTCCGGCCACAGTGCCTTTGGAGAATACAGTGAACAGTTACTAGTCTGCCAAAGTAGGAAGTTGCTCAGACGGCTCTCTCCAGAAGTTCGAACCAAGATATCAGGATCAGGGGCTACAGCCATGTGCAATTTTTTCTCAATGTCTACCAGCTTTATGCTAGAATGTGACAGCATCttatcaatttcttctactgaaaTCACACCATTGCCAGTTCTAGTTGCCTCCAGTTCGTGAGCATCATCCCACTTGTCTCCGATGGAATTTACTATCACAGTATTAGCATTGTCAGTCCCTCCAGCTTCTTTGGTCACACCATTATACATTGGCTTTGCGTTTATTGTGCGAGATTTATCTGTTTCATCTTTGCAGGATTCTTGAACACCATGTGTGATGGTACTATCTATCTTCTTACCATTTTCTTCTACTTGTTCATTCCCATCATTGCAAGCCCTGTTGGAGTTAGATGGCTCAATTTTGTTCAATTTATATTTACAAGATTCTTGAACAGCATGCACAATCTCATCAGTTGAAGAATAGGCTATACAAATGACAAGCACAAACTTGGTATTCTTGGCACTAGCCCTGGCGACTTTTTCTGCTGC
Above is a genomic segment from Hevea brasiliensis isolate MT/VB/25A 57/8 chromosome 17, ASM3005281v1, whole genome shotgun sequence containing:
- the LOC110651635 gene encoding dehydrodolichyl diphosphate synthase 6, whose product is MEIFEAGRPSLLASLGRFMRKCIFRILSIGPIPSHVAFIMDGNRRFAKKEKLEEGSGHRAGSLALMSTLKYCYELGVKYVTIYAFSIDNFRRRPDEVQLIMDLILEKIEGLLRDENVVNAYGIRVRFVGTLKLLSEPVRVAAEKVARASAKNTKFVLVICIAYSSTDEIVHAVQESCKYKLNKIEPSNSNRACNDGNEQVEENGKKIDSTITHGVQESCKDETDKSRTINAKPMYNGVTKEAGGTDNANTVIVNSIGDKWDDAHELEATRTGNGVISVEEIDKMLSHSSIKLVDIEKKLHMAVAPDPDILVRTSGESRLSNFLLWQTSNCSLYSPKALWPEIGLRHLVWAVITFQRNHSYLEKKKKQL